Part of the Vigna angularis cultivar LongXiaoDou No.4 chromosome 1, ASM1680809v1, whole genome shotgun sequence genome, CGCTacataaattcaacaaaatatgaTTAGAATACATAGTTATTGACAAAGCAATCACCAAACCAAATATGAGAATAATAGGGGCACATGTTTAACCCTGGTGTTAGAAGCCTTAATTATGGTCACAAAAACTGCATTAGTTGCAGTCTATGTGGAGGTTTCCTTCATAGTAGTCTTAAGGAAAATATTTAGTTACATATCTACAAGAGATATAAGTTAAAtagagttcatacaatttgaaCAGTCTTCACGTTACCCATTGATTTTGTGGGTTTGAGTTAAATCCTAAATCCAAATGCAAAAATGATAGCAAAATCTATCTTAAAATTCATTGTTGGGCAACCTTCACTGCCATGCTTGCTGCCCTTCTACCTTGCCTTAGTTGCAACCTATTTAGACATTTTCTTAATTGTGGTATCAAGGGTAGTCTTTAGTCTAACAATCCTCAAAAACTAACTTTTAAAGTGAGAATTGTCCAAGCTTTAATTTAAGTCATATCTCTCATTAATGTGGGACTACACACCACCCTTGAGGCCAACAACTGAGGTGGGCTACGGGTAACTACCATTAAGGTGAAGCTAGGCAATATAGAATTTTCCCCACCAGATGTTAAATGCTAGATTTACTTGATACAACATGGTAGTTATGACTTTAAGATTATAACTAATTTCTACTTCAGATAAAGGTAACCTATTTGCCAATAATGACTAGAATGAGATCAAGACATATGGGAGTTATGATACATGGTGAACAAAGTTTCAAGAATAGCTATTATTTGGGATTTCTAGTTACTCCTAGAATATATGCTGTTGCCTTTAAAATATTGGATCCTAACCTCCTATTTTTTGTCTCCTTAATTTTTCCCATTAGTAGCTCTCTACAAGGAAATCAATTCATCTTGTTTTCTTTGAGGTTGCTTTAGGATCCACTGAGCCTATTATCACAAAACTAGTAAATTCAGACCAAAAGTAATCTGCTCATTACATCTGTCAAACTGAAAACCTCCCATAAACACAGGTCTCGTCACTGAGTAAGTCAGAATTATTAATGATCATTCATAATAGATCACATCAGCACAAAGCCGTTGGTTGACAGTGATGCTCTGAGTAAGTCAGAATTATTAATGATCATTCATAATAGATCACATCAGCACAAAGCCGTTGGTTGACAGTGATGCTCTCTGACCACTGGTTCAACATGAACCAACCTAAATCACATAAAAagaacattttattataaaaaatatattaaactggGCCAAGAGATATATTACTGAGAGGGAAGGGCACATGTAATCTTATGCTATGCTATGAAACAAATGTCTTTAGTTGTTCCCCCCCTACTCTAAGTAATAGATGAATAATCATGTAGGTCCTGGATAATAATTGATATAGGAAAATTGTAAGCAAATGAGTATTATACAATATATAACAGCTATAAAGGTTTTAACACGaatgtatgaaaaaaatattatgtatctGATAGGATATAGGGTGATAGGTTATAATGGGTTTAGGAtagaaggaagagaaaataaGAGGACAGTTAGGAGGGAAGAGTTATTTGAcagttagttagttagtggGAAGGGGAAGAGAAACTTTATAAATAGGGAGTGGGTTCTGTACAGGGGAATTTATTGAGTGAATTTGTTGTAAAGACATGATTTTAGCCTatagagggaggttatgctcccaaccaTTCTTTGTAAAGAGAGTTCTTTTACtgtgaataatagaaaaactcattctttcattattgtttttaCCTACTGTTAGTGTTCTTAGTTAGGTTTcaaacccaggaacctaacagTATCATCCAGAGTCtagacaaataaaaattaaatataacttttactagttaattgtgatttataaaattttcatatctcTAAATATTATGTTAGTAATAGTATGGAGCAAATCCATGACATAACCAAATTTCATCAATTATcaagaagagaaaaattaaaaaaaggcaCATAAAGCTATCAAGCCCATGCAAAGTTTATCCAGTAAGATTTAATCAATTGCTCACATTTTCATTTGGTAGAGTAGATAAGACCATTGATGAAGAAACGTCCCAAACTCTGCAGGGGCCACCACTTCCCAAAGAGGCAAGTAATTTACCATCAGAACTGCCATACATGTAAAACCAAAACGTAAGGCACAATCCTTTTACAATAATGGGGATTAAAGAGATCATTGTCATCTGTCATTTTTCCTTTATGAATTATAAGTAAATGAGTGAAAGAGTAACACATCTGTGAAATGCTGATGATTATATGCACATCAAACCTGAAATGTAAATCCTTCACAGAAGAATGAGCATTAGACTCGTTGAGAATAACTTCCATGCTAGGCCACTTGAAAACCCTTATATTTCCATCCTGTACTGCACCAAATTACAATATCATACCGCATTTCATTCCTTgatcaaaaaagaaattatctaCTAGTTAATGCTTATTTTTCAGAAGAATGAAAGCATTGTAATTCTGCAATGAAGAAACTTTAAAGCATATATATGGCACGCAACCACTGTCCAATAAAACAAGTTTCTCATCATTTAATATCAATTaggaaaaagtgaaaaacaaagaCAACATATCACCTCATACaatgaattgaaaaaattgGAGAAGCATCAGGAAAGGTTACATTTTTAGATTTTGACAGCTTTtgaaataaagtaaatataaagGAAATCCATACCTCCCCACCAGCAGCTAGTGCAGTACCCTCCTTGTTGAATGCTAATGCTAATTGCTGTCCAACATCCTCCAACTGCGTGAGCACTTTATCTGACATCTTCAGACTCAACTTATGAATTTCAGAGCTCTTGTTTTGATAATCCCAGTCAAACCATCTATATAAATGAGGCATAATGCTGATCATAGTGTTCTATAGCTAGATGAAATTATAGAACAAAATGAAATCAAAGCTTCTTCTTGGTCTAAAATATCAGTTCAGCATGTAGATTATGGAGTGACAAAAATACCTTTACTTTCCTCTTTCTACTTTATTCTTGTGTAAACTTTATTAAATGAATCACTACTTTCATTTAGTTGGTGGAAACACTAGGGAAATATTTGGACAATTTACAATGGCATACACCAAACATCGAGCTACCAATCccctaaattaaaaaaatgaaaagaaaatgataattttcTAGATATTTTTGTACATTGACGTAACAATGTGCTTTTGTTATTTGCCTTTATTTTGTTCTGAAGTAAACAAATGTCcacaaaaaagaaaacgaaCTATACAACAGAAACTCCCAAAACTACCAAAACTGGGCAGTTATTTCCATGAAAACTGTTGTCCGGAAAATATGGCATATTCACATGCTAATTTTGTCAATCAAACTTTGCACTGATACTAACAAGAGAAAAATTCAAGTTGTCAAAGATTCTCTTGCATCATTTCTATGGTCTTAGACAGAACTACTAATATACCATACTGTCTACTGGGTTTATCACCTTCCAGTTCAATATTCTGTAATATACAATAACAGATAATGTATATAAGTAAAAATTTCTTCAATCTATTCGAAACTAAGTCCTTACATAGTTTGATGAACATGAGTTACTTTCACACCTTAGTCAAGTCCGAATTCATTGAGACTATGAATAATCCTCATCCTAGTTGGTCAAGGTAAAAAAGGTTATATGATATACATAATTAAACTATATAGGGTGCACACAGTTCCTCGACATTCTAGACAAGTCTTAATACTTCAGCATGTAAAGCTCACAATTTTGAAATTGTGATTGTATTTCCTACCCAGTATTTCACACAACTTGGTTGGGAGGacgaaaatgaaaatttatttgcaCATGGTAAAGTATAGATGAAACATGCTTTCATTTTCCAATTGATCAACCAAGCATTACTTCTACATCATGTATGCTCGAACTAGTCCAGGTTCGCTCATCCAAAACATTTGACACACAGATTTACACCTAGAAATGAATTCTATAAAGATATTAAGAAAAGAGGTGATGAGAAGCAAAGACCTGCAAACCTTTGGCGTTTCCATTGCACAAATAAGGCCATCACCCTGGGATTGAAGTGCCATCCTATAAGGCAATTCGGAATCAGTTCCTAACTTAAACACCTGAAATATTGATAAGGTTACTCAAACAAGAGAGTTTAGTATTATAAACACATGAACATCATCATTCTACTATCTtagacaaacaaaaaaaatttaatgcatCATTTGCTCTCAATTCTAACAAATCTACTTCTTCAAAACAATGCACAGAATATCAAAATCAAGCAACTAGAAAAGATTCCTCACATTCTAACAAAAATACATAGCAGTAATCCACATTGCATCACACGAAGAAGATCCTAATCCAAACCAGATCCAATTCCTCTAGTTTCGAAATTTTCGccacaaaaatcaaattcataagAATTGGGTAATCGAGCGAGAAGCAAAAGGAAAATTCGTACCGGTTGGCTGGAGAGAGAATTGGATGCAATATCGAAGTGCGCAATCACCAAAGCATTAGGAATACCACTGCGACCTGCTCCACCGCCACCGGTGAACAGCAGGTAGTTACCGGTGACCGACGCAGGCTCCGACTCCGCCTTAGTCGCGGGCTCTGACTCCGGTTCGGTGGAGAGCGCAGAGTTATGATCGGAGTCGGAGGAATCATCGGCAGTTTGAATTTGGCGCGATTTGATAAGATGTTGAGGAATCCAAGCAACGGAGTAGAATGGAACGCCGTATTTCTTCAAGTTGGGAGGGTCTGGGATTTGTCTTTTCcccattctctctctctctctctctcaactttTTTGTTTTGGCGTGAATTTGATTCAGCTGCGTCGCGGTGCTTGTTTTGTCAAAGCGTTTTCTGCTATCCTCGATAACACGGTAGACCTTTTTCAATCTTTCAAACGCCCATCAATAATCAAAGCAAACAATAATCAACTCCCTTTTGCTAAAAAAAAATACGAGAGGAAAgtgatttagaaaataaaagagaaataggTGAAAGAAAAGATAGtgaaaatagattttttttatggaaaagatatgaaaaaatagcataaataaagataatttaattgaaaggattaaaaatatttaatttgtcttATCTCCTCTATGTAGATGTTAGGTAATGAACCTGTTTACTTGTCGATGATTCATGATTTATTGTTTACTTGTCGATGATTCATGATTTATTGTTTACATGTCGATGATTAATATTAAACATGATTTATTGGTTAACTTTCAAAATGATTAGTCAATCCAAAAGCAATTTTTAACACAAATCAACCAAATAATTATGTTAAGACATAATTGGATTCTAATTAAGTTCATGTAAAAGTCcattacaaataatataaataggagGTCTATGTAAGATAGTTGGATTACATTTATTACTACATTCAATACCCTTGCACTCGTCACCTACGGACTTAGCGTTAGAGTGTCTTCTACAAGTACCACCCGAGCAGTTTAAGACGAATAGAATATACTTAAGAACAAATAAGTTGAAGACAAAAGTGACTAGAGGACTAAGCCTTCAAGTAGTTAAGAGTGTCCAACTGGTCCTATAGAAACATTTTAGCATCCATCGTGGGACGAGTGTGAATTTCTTTAATTCCCATGGTGACCACGAGACACATGACGAGCAACATAGTAGTAGAAGAGGCATCAAAGGAGCAACAAATGGACCCTATAGtaatgatgaaagaaatgaGGAGAGGAATGGATGAAATGAAAAGGAAGTATGAGGAGGAATTGAAAACCTTGTGTCAAGAATGTACTTATAAGGAATACAGAGTGAGAGAGCTTATACTTTCTATCCTAACTCAACCCGAGCTAAACAAACAACCACAATGAACCAGACCAAACAATTCAAGAAAGCAACATCGGTGGAAGTAACTATCATGACCTATTTGTCACGGTCATGATGAACATATTGAGAATGTACTCATTCAATACTAATATCATGGGAGACTATCTTACCTAACAATTGAAGAATGTTAGTGTTTAAGAAGTATGATGGATCTACCAACTTGGATCATGTTTGTCACCCAAATGGCACTGTAC contains:
- the LOC108343397 gene encoding SEC12-like protein 2 isoform X1 — encoded protein: MGKRQIPDPPNLKKYGVPFYSVAWIPQHLIKSRQIQTADDSSDSDHNSALSTEPESEPATKAESEPASVTGNYLLFTGGGGAGRSGIPNALVIAHFDIASNSLSSQPVFKLGTDSELPYRMALQSQGDGLICAMETPKVCRWFDWDYQNKSSEIHKLSLKMSDKVLTQLEDVGQQLALAFNKEGTALAAGGEDGNIRVFKWPSMEVILNESNAHSSVKDLHFSSDGKLLASLGSGGPCRVWDVSSSMVLSTLPNENRETFSSCRFSQTNDKTQVLYIAAMTDKGGSILTWNTQTWERMGSKHIIRDAISAFNVSADGKILACGTPSGDIVIVNSTNMRIQTMIKKAHLGIVTALAFSPDSRALASVSMDSSARVTIIEEKKTNGGLSLWIAVFIILLAIAAYFLQQGLEK
- the LOC108343397 gene encoding SEC12-like protein 2 isoform X2, translated to MGKRQIPDPPNLKKYGVPFYSVAWIPQHLIKSRQIQTADDSSDSDHNSALSTEPESEPATKAESEPASVTGNYLLFTGGGGAGRSGIPNALVIAHFDIASNSLSSQPVFKLGTDSELPYRMALQSQGDGLICAMETPKVCRWFDWDYQNKSSEIHKLSLKMSDKVLTQLEDVGQQLALAFNKEGTALAAGGEDGNIRVFKWPSMEVILNESNAHSSVKDLHFSSDGKLLASLGSGGPCRVWDVSSSMVLSTLPNENRETFSSCRFSQTNDKTQVLYIAAMTDKGGSILTWNTQTWERMGSKHIIRDAISAFNVSADGKILACGTPSGDIVIVNSTNMRIQTMIKKAHLGIVTALAFSPDSRALASVSMDSSARVTIIEEKKTNGLSLWIAVFIILLAIAAYFLQQGLEK